CAGTAGATTTGCAGAACTTGTTGAGCAACTATATTTAGAGTGTGGCTATCATGGAGAATCCAGAGAATTGCATGTGATTGGATTCTTAACCTCTGTGATAACACAACCTCAAACTACCCAATGGATTTTATGAATTGGTAATTTTcaaatgagtgtaaatgttgCAAGCATCAAACAAatttagaataattaataaatcgagtaaataattaataacagaaaattaaaaaaaaatgcgcatttaaaaaatttttaaattaataagtgcattttttataaaaattatttgtttatttatttaccctatttatgtataattttaaatttgtctgacgtctgctacattcacactcgtaattttcaaaggttttttttttctaatctaGAGAAAAATCACTTTGGAAGATTTTTTTGTCGTGTAACCATTTTTCAACTGTAtgataaaagatttaataatgggcaaaaaaaaacgtcaacCCGATGCAACAGATATTAGTAGTATTTTATCTGAGTCAGTCAATGAGAGAATAAGCTCAGGTTAGCTTTCGAACTATCacttctatttttattatttttattttttaccatccctgattaagaaaagtgattagaaaaaatttttgttttttaatttgtctgaaTTCTCaatgagaattaaaaaatatttggaaggATTCCTTAAAATACAGTAGTTTTGAATCTTCCTGCATCtccatgaataaaaatttcagtatTATTTAGCGAtcgaaaaaagtttgaaagtATTTCAgaactttaattatttcaaatcgtTCCAAATattccctggtggaaatttatcggatttttctctgaaaaactcagttctaaagttctaaagactttttcaacgTTTATGATCCTAAAactgacaaataataaaaaatttttagatttttttcaaacaaattaattattaaagataaaaaaaaaatattcacatttagaaaattaaaaaatctaagagtgcatatttttcaaatattttttttttcataatttattttgagataaacaatctacaaattattagacgtcggctaacttcagtatcacaaagacttattcaaaatttctcaGAGAAAACTCCCCAAAATTTCCACCTGGGATTACTTTAGTGATTTAAAAGTGTCTGGAAgtactcaaaaaatttactattttttaatttcagtaaGTCTCTCCatgaatcgaaatttcattattatttaactgtcgaaaaaaatctcaaagtatttaaaaattatgatactgaagttagccgacttttaataatttttggatttcttcAAAAACcacaagttataaaaaaaaaaaattgcacttatggtcttttaaattttctacatgtgcatttttttttggttttttttttttctgataatttatttgttgacaaaaaatccaaaaattgtaaactgttaattttgaattcttcTAAATCTCCGTATTAAATGGAATTccattattattgtgattaaaaattatttaacttcaaaaaaaattttatattttggaaCCGTTCCAAGTCTTttaacattttgaaaattcgactattatttgatggttaaaaattattgtcaagtatttaaaaaatttaataacttctAATCtcctaaaattattgaataacggccctggtggaaatttttcgtaattttctctgaaaaactcagttctaaagtcctaaagactttttcagagttattcagagaaaactccgaaaaatttccaccaggggagagatttaaaacttttcaaaaggactgaatgttaaaaaattaggaGAATTTAAAGTTTATGGAAGAGtcaaaaagtattaaaatttttttttaatttttccaaatcgCTTTTCTTAATTAGTACACGTtcatttatgaaattttcttttttagcaGATTCATGCCGACATATTTCAAAATCTATCAACGCATCATCTGTccgtaaaatattaaaaaaagatgGAATTCACACTAAATGTTCAGCATGCAATAATCTACATTCTGATTCAACTGAAGTAGATAATGATAAATTGTCGTCTTTGTTGATTTGTCTGCAGTGCGGCAATCAATCATGTGGCGAAACAGCGAAGAACCACGCGGAAGAGCATTACAAAAAACCCCACAGTGACTCCCATTGTCTAGCTGTTAATGTTCTGGACTGGAATGTTGTTTGTTATGAATGTAAAATTTCTATTGATGCTGGTAATAAAAAGCAATTACATGAAATAATTGAATCTATGAAAGTGTTGTCAACATCGAAATCATGTTCACGTTCTAATACTTTATCTAAACCGAGCGAAACAAACTCACGGGAGTGCTACATTACGTCTCCTATTGATAATAAGAATGACCAATCACTTGAAAACTTTTCTAGGGTCAGAGGTTTGAGTAATTTAGGGAATACGTGTTTTTTGAATGCAGTATTGCAATGTTTGGCCCAAACACCatgtttagtaaaaattttagaaaatttaataagtcCAGGAGAAAAGTTCATACTTCCAGGCGGTGAGTTGAAAATTCCCGTTAATGATGACGAAAACGAAGTGAGTGCTCATACTTTACCACCAATTGAAAGTACGTTAGATAGTTGCAGTAATTTTACTGCTACGTTCCATAAGACTTTAACCGATATGCAAAATTCAAATGGTAATGAAACGTATAAAccatctattttatttaacgcacttaaaaaaaaaacaacaaattgTACGGACGGTAATCAACATGATTCCCATGAACTTCTCCGACATTTACTTGAGTTAATTAGAAATGAAGATCTCCAAAGATATCAGtctgttattttaaaacaaatcgGGTTTGAGAATAAGCAAAAAAGACAAAGTATAGACACTGTAAGTAaagcatatataaaattttacggaAATCAAGCAAATTCTAGATTATTAGGTGTAGACACTTTATTTCAAGGGATTTTAGAGTCAACCATTCAATGTACTGAGTGTTTAAATTCTTCTAAACGcagtgaattttttatggatctTAGTCTTCCTGTCATGGTGGATAAACCACAGTCTAATTTCAAACAAAGAAATGACAATGGAGATGATACAACAtctagtaaatatttttcaaataataaaaaatctaagcatcagttaaaaaaagaaaaattagctTCTAGAAAAAACCGAAGACATAATCGACAGAGTAATATTATTAGCGTTAATGAAATCGATAatcttcataaaaattttcaatttcaacaGATTAGTAATCATAATGACAATGAAAACGATtattctaatttaaaaattgaagaagAAAAGGATGCTAAGATTCAAGTTGATTTGGAAAATCATATTGATGATACAATAGAATCGGACCACACTCCTCCAGAGTTGGAAACAGACAGCCTTAATGAATCTTTGCTGGAGGATTCCAATAAGGACTACGATTTTAATCCTGATATGCAAAACTTGTGTGAAGAAGAAAATACTAATGTCCCTGTCTTGAATAACATCAATGAATTAGCACAAAAGCTGTCGAATACGTCCGTTAGTGATGAAGAATCAACTTTTCGAACATTAACACATTACCAAACTGACggtaacaatttttcaatagaGTCTTGTTTAAATCAATTTACTGCACTCGAACTATTAACAGATAATAACAAAGTTCAGTGTAAAGTATGCACTGatagaattaataaaacaaagtgTGGAGAGACTCCTGATCCAAAAATAGTTTACACTCCAAGTACGAAGCAATATCTTATATCTCAAGTACCTGCAATTCTTATACTtcatttaaaaagatttcaaTCTCAAAGGTTCAATAGATATCAAAAAGCTGACAAACACATTTCCTTTCCAATGTTGCTGGATTTGGCTCcagtttgtaaaaataatacaaaacaaaaattatattctctTTATGGATTAGTAGAGCACAGTGGAACTATTAACGGCGGACATTATGTAGCATATGTAAAGGTAGtgtatacgtttttttttaaatcgaaatatcgttaaaaaaaatcgggcGTGGGTTggccagccccaaaattttccgctgttttcgagctcagggaACTCGAAAAGAtgagtaaatatattttcgagctcgaaaatgcttttacatgaaatcatttttttatgagcttttcaagctctaacaagttacgttttatgctaaagtttgaaaatttaagaatcgaaaatcattactcaaatgtttaatattacagcgaaaatattggtcttataaaaaaacttttcgaacaaaagttgtaggaaattttattttctagagaaaatttctcttatgatttttttatacgaccaatgttttcaccgtaattccaaaattgagattcataatgaattattcaaatttttgttaattatgaaaatcttaattttgaaattatggtgaaaatattggtcgtataaaaaaatcataagagaaattttctctagaaaataaaattccctacaacttttatttaaaaaatttttttatacggccAATACTTCCACTGTCATTCCAAAATTTGacaccattaattattaatcattatttttaaataaaagcaaaaatcCTGGTCCCAATCATTACTGAAGaagcggtttttaaattttaattcccgattatgttcaataaaataaatgtattcagGCAGAAATCATTGTCTGTGATCAAAAttgagatttaaattatttttgactcagatcagagcaataatatatgacatatccgagagaaatattaaaaactttgttttttcagttttttcttGATGAtacgatttaaattaaagaacGAGTTAAATGACATCAtatgatgatcgaaagagaccaTAAAGAcgaagagttggtatgatttcggGCACATTTTGGTACATTAGATTATGATTTATCCgcaaaaaataacataaaatgtaatttttgtaactttttaacgcCGATATCTTTTCAACTAATCTATGGATTTTAACGTTTAATAtcgcaatcgacgcgttttattgaattctagagctgattcaAATTTGAAGTCGCTAGTAacagtcgtttctgagaaattgataaaaatatttttttttttcgtaattcgcaaatattttcgaatttAATGGATCAAataatctgaaattttcaggaaagttgatggcctacaagctttttcgattgccgcaagaacaaatcggttcattagttaaaaagttatagaccggccacacacatacatacacacacacacacacacacacacacacacacacacacacacacacacacacacacacacacacacacacacggacatcattctggaaataatcagaatagcttcctacacggaaaaaaatgaatagaacTGGCTACCATGTCAGATAGTAGTCAGTGCcatctgtagaaaaaaaaatttgagataGCAGTGGGTCCTATCTACGTAGTACTAGCTACTCTCTACATTGTTCTCAGCGCTATGTCGGATGTTGCTCACTACTATCCTACATATTACACTCTTACATATTGCCCAGTTCTATGTACATAGCAGCCAGTCGTATGTTAGATAGCAAAggttactttttaaacatattaccCACTGCTATCTGCAGATAGCGCCTGCGTCTATGTCAACATATTGCTGGTTACTGTGTAACATAGTAGAGAGTTCTATGTAAGATAGCAATGAGTACTAtctgagatatttttttccgtaaggacttgaataattttttttagggatggcgctagtatttattattgacaacgaacaaataaaattattatcataaccaaattaattatgacttaTTCAACTACGTttacgtatttaaatatataattagtaattatatatgatatttttttttatttgtttatatttatttatattacgtattaaaaaatacaattacatCATATGAGTTCGTTAATTGCTGaacacttaaattttaaattttattttataaaataagtttttttcattcatgataataaatttattataacaacaattattatacaattacaattattaattataattaatgaacacttgaattttgaattttattttataaattaagtttttttcatttgcggtagtaaatttataataataattaataattatttacaataataataatttataataataataattattattgtaattatatatatatttataattatatacatattatataattataattattattattataaattattattattataaatttactaccgtaaatgaaaaaaacttaatttataaaataaaattcaaaattcaagtgttcattaattataattaataattgtaattgtataataattgttgttatAATACATCTATTatcatgaatgaaaaaaacttattttataaaataaaatttaaaatttaagtgttCAGCAATTAACGAACTCATATGAtgtaatagtattttttaatacgtaatataaataaatataaacaaataaaaaaaaatatcatatataattaataattatatatttaaatacgtaaACGTAGTTGAAtaagtcataattaatttggttatgataataattttatttgttcgttgtcaataataaatactagcgccatccctaaaaaaaattattcaagtccttacggaaaaaaatatctcagaTAGTACTCATTGCTATCTTACATAGAACTCTCTACTATGTTACACAGTAACCAGCAATATGTTGACATAGACGCAGGCGCTATCTGCAGATAGCAGTGGGTAAtatgcccgggaaaaaatgatcagacctgaccatgcctgttcatgtatgatcaggcctgaaattagacctgatcatgcctgttcatgtatgattaggcctgaaattagacatgatcaggcctgatcatacctgtccatgcctgttcatgtctgttcatgtctgaagcgttgaatacactcaggcctgatcatgcctgttcatgtctgaagcgttaaatacagtcaggtctgatcatgccttTTCATGCCcggtcatgtctgaagcgttaaatacgctcatgcctgatcatacctgtccatgcctggtcatgcctgttcatgtctgaagcgttaaatacgcccaggtctgatcatgcctgtccatgcctggtcatgcctgttcatgtctgaagcgttaaatacgctcaggcctgatcatacctgtccatgcctgttcatgcctggtcatatatgttcatgtctgttcatggctgttcacgtctgctcatagatctaaaattttgttgcccaagaatctatcacgtataagatttttattacttggagttcatacgaaacttacttttcaactaaatctcttaggtcagtgggtagcgagttacactttcgagcgcaaggtccacggttcaaatcctgcacacgcccgaattttttattttttttttttatagcaataattatatatatgtataattgaatatagttaaacataattatatataattatgtagggccattttttttatataatttttttacccggatgggcatgaacagaATGAGcatacctgatcagacctgaacacgcctgatcaggcctggtcaggcatggtcatttttcatgtctgatcaggcctgaagactcatgtctgttcatgtctgatcaggtctgatcattttttcccgggtgttTAAAAAGTAACCTTTGCTATCTGACATACGACTGGCTGCTATGTACATAGAACTGGGCAATATGTAAGAGTGTAATATGTAGGATAGTAGTGAGCAACATCCGACATAGCGCTGAGAACAATGTAGAAAGTAGCCAGTACTACGTAGATAGGACCTACTgctatctcaattttttttttctacaggtGGCACTAACTACTATCTGACATGGTAGCcagttctatttatttttttccgtgtaggacttcaaaacgttgacatctgatgaaaactcgatttttgaaaatcggggtgaaaatattaacttcccgaatttgtCGAACATCATAGATTTTCTtaacgggaagttaaaaagttagCGGCAACCCTACTTTGGCATGTTGCGACAATAGAGCACTAGCTCTCCGCTTCGcgtttgaggtgtgcaaaaattATCAATCGCTCATGATAATTCTTAATTGCTGAAAATATTCTTATTCTTACATTTTACAGTTTTCTTGGCTCCTaaacactaaaaaaataataaaaaatatgatcaatccatacaattaataattttatttaatacagaCTCGGAAGAAATTAGATTTCAACGATTCAAGATGGTcgttcttaataaaaaaaaatattccaaacATTGATGAAGATCAAAATCACCATGATACTAATGAAGATATTGTAAATAAAGAGAACAAAAACCTGATTCCACCTGGCCAATGGTACTACATATCCGATTCAAAgtatgaaagaattttttactattgtaAACTATATAGAACATAATTTACGTTTAGCAGATAATTTCTAatgcagtttttttttcagggtagtgaaaattgacgaaacagctgttttaaaaaaacaagcGTATTTGCTATTTTATGAGcgaattttatgataaaaattctaatattCGAATTCATCTATAGTTATGTTATTCTGGCTACAAAATTAAAACCCATGTGCACAAGTTGGTGAAAATgttattgaattttcatttataatgataagaataaaatatttgttcatAAGCTCAATACATTTTGCTATTAAAAGATTTCAATTATCaatacgaatttaaataaacttttttagtttccttttagaagttattgttttcatcccgatttttgaaaatcgaattttcttcagatgtcgacgttttcaGGTCCTAGGAAATTATTCTGATGACTCAGAGTCTTTTGGATATACCAAAAGTGCATGAGTACTTAGTATACTCCAGAATATTCTATTGTAATGTATTTGGGTATATAATCCGGAACAGAATGCTTGATGAGTCAGTCTAAAGCTATAAGCCATCGGTTAGCATTGTGTCGTTCACACCTGTATTGTACTTTTGATATTACATTACTCTATATTGATTgttaaataaacttaatttttaatcatattcCACGCGCCATTATTCATAATCCTCAACAGAGCCGTCATGTGATATGCccgttatttttatattaggTCAGATCACTAAAAATTGACTGATTATCCAAGTAACATATGCTTGAGCAAGATTATGGTGCCAGTGCCTCGAACAAAACCCCTAGTcactagtgtctttttctacgtatgggTCTTGCGCAAGATCTTGTAGCAAGAAATCGTCATCAAGACTCGTGCATGACTTGCTCAAGGCATTGTACACAAGAACATTGAAGTCATCTTAGATATGgtgcagttgaaaaatttctgGTACATTTCTTGCACCAGTAACTTACGGCAGGTACTTACGCGTGACTTGCTCAAATCTGCTTAAGGCTCAAGGTCAATTTCaagccttgagcagatcttgagcaaacCGTGCGCAACTATTTTCAACTGTAGTCTTCCTCCAGAATTATAATCTGGCACAAATTTCTTGTGCAAGGCCTGCAATAGACTTGCTATTGAAATCTGGCCACAAGTATCTACAGTAAGACACACAGGTAGGAATAGACACTAACGTCTATCGAACTTGAGACTAGGCTTGCTCAAACCTTGAGCAAGACCGTTATATGGAAATTGCTCGTCCATTGGCGTCAAAAATAATTCgatcaatatttgataaagtaattttctggacaatattaaatgtaaaagTATTGTAAGTAGACCGTAAGTTATTTTACTTGAcataatgaataatttgttcattcaaaaaatttgcaaaatattaaattctatTGAACTACGCATTAAATAATACacgtaaaattattaatttctttctTCGAAAAGTTAACaagtcatttaaaatttgtaactcatgtttttattatagagTTGCACACAAAGaggttcaaaaattattagaccttaaatataaaatcttaattaatgaatatatcaatatataaatataaaactttcGATTTTATTCAAAGGCAATCAGATCCAATGCATTTGACCATTTGATTCAAACGTTTTCGAAACCTACGTCTTCGACTATGATTCATTTTGTATCCTATGTTCATCATTTGATATTGGTCCTCATTTAAATCATAAGCTTCTATATAAtgctgtaaaaataaaaatatcaatcaatCAAGTCATTTTTTCCACTCATCATATGTGATTTCAATAAAGTGTTTACTTGATTATCTtcgaaaatacaaaatatattgttGTACTTATCAGAAAATCTTCTTATACATGAGTAGGTGTTATTTGCGGAATCTTCACACTTGCACGCCATGTTTTTATCACAATTCTGTAAGAAACATTCGAATTAACTCGTGATATCATTAAGTATTAACATTTATCAGAAAAACGTAACGTGCAAAATATCaaccattaattaattgaattgtaAAATGATCTTACGTATAAATTCAAATCGAAATCATCCATACAGGTAGTATTGTGGTGATCAATTGATTTTTCTCCTTTGTACTCAATTAATACTGTCCGATCAtgagaaacattttttaacaGTACTGATTTTCCATCGGAATATTCTTTGATCTCAGCAATATGTAAAATCGTGTCAAATAAATCGACACTGCTTACCGGTGTTCTGACTTGGGATACTGGGATTTCTGGACCACGAATCAATAGGGGAACCCGTATGTCACTCTCATAAGGTTGTCTCTTATCAAATGGCATGCTAAACTGTCCTAGAAACAAACgagattca
The DNA window shown above is from Microplitis mediator isolate UGA2020A chromosome 1, iyMicMedi2.1, whole genome shotgun sequence and carries:
- the LOC130678307 gene encoding ubiquitin carboxyl-terminal hydrolase 45 isoform X2 produces the protein MIKDLIMGKKKRQPDATDISSILSESVNERISSDSCRHISKSINASSVRKILKKDGIHTKCSACNNLHSDSTEVDNDKLSSLLICLQCGNQSCGETAKNHAEEHYKKPHSDSHCLAVNVLDWNVVCYECKISIDAGNKKQLHEIIESMKVLSTSKSCSRSNTLSKPSETNSRECYITSPIDNKNDQSLENFSRVRGLSNLGNTCFLNAVLQCLAQTPCLVKILENLISPGEKFILPGGELKIPVNDDENEVSAHTLPPIESTLDSCSNFTATFHKTLTDMQNSNGNETYKPSILFNALKKKTTNCTDGNQHDSHELLRHLLELIRNEDLQRYQSVILKQIGFENKQKRQSIDTVSKAYIKFYGNQANSRLLGVDTLFQGILESTIQCTECLNSSKRSEFFMDLSLPVMVDKPQSNFKQRNDNGDDTTSSKYFSNNKKSKHQLKKEKLASRKNRRHNRQSNIISVNEIDNLHKNFQFQQISNHNDNENDYSNLKIEEEKDAKIQVDLENHIDDTIESDHTPPELETDSLNESLLEDSNKDYDFNPDMQNLCEEENTNVPVLNNINELAQKLSNTSVSDEESTFRTLTHYQTDGNNFSIESCLNQFTALELLTDNNKVQCKVCTDRINKTKCGETPDPKIVYTPSTKQYLISQVPAILILHLKRFQSQRFNRYQKADKHISFPMLLDLAPVCKNNTKQKLYSLYGLVEHSGTINGGHYVAYVKTRKKLDFNDSRWSFLIKKNIPNIDEDQNHHDTNEDIVNKENKNLIPPGQWYYISDSKVVKIDETAVLKKQAYLLFYERIL
- the LOC130678307 gene encoding ubiquitin carboxyl-terminal hydrolase 16 isoform X1; this encodes MIKDLIMGKKKRQPDATDISSILSESVNERISSADSCRHISKSINASSVRKILKKDGIHTKCSACNNLHSDSTEVDNDKLSSLLICLQCGNQSCGETAKNHAEEHYKKPHSDSHCLAVNVLDWNVVCYECKISIDAGNKKQLHEIIESMKVLSTSKSCSRSNTLSKPSETNSRECYITSPIDNKNDQSLENFSRVRGLSNLGNTCFLNAVLQCLAQTPCLVKILENLISPGEKFILPGGELKIPVNDDENEVSAHTLPPIESTLDSCSNFTATFHKTLTDMQNSNGNETYKPSILFNALKKKTTNCTDGNQHDSHELLRHLLELIRNEDLQRYQSVILKQIGFENKQKRQSIDTVSKAYIKFYGNQANSRLLGVDTLFQGILESTIQCTECLNSSKRSEFFMDLSLPVMVDKPQSNFKQRNDNGDDTTSSKYFSNNKKSKHQLKKEKLASRKNRRHNRQSNIISVNEIDNLHKNFQFQQISNHNDNENDYSNLKIEEEKDAKIQVDLENHIDDTIESDHTPPELETDSLNESLLEDSNKDYDFNPDMQNLCEEENTNVPVLNNINELAQKLSNTSVSDEESTFRTLTHYQTDGNNFSIESCLNQFTALELLTDNNKVQCKVCTDRINKTKCGETPDPKIVYTPSTKQYLISQVPAILILHLKRFQSQRFNRYQKADKHISFPMLLDLAPVCKNNTKQKLYSLYGLVEHSGTINGGHYVAYVKTRKKLDFNDSRWSFLIKKNIPNIDEDQNHHDTNEDIVNKENKNLIPPGQWYYISDSKVVKIDETAVLKKQAYLLFYERIL
- the LOC130678307 gene encoding ubiquitin carboxyl-terminal hydrolase 16 isoform X4, which produces MEESKNSCRHISKSINASSVRKILKKDGIHTKCSACNNLHSDSTEVDNDKLSSLLICLQCGNQSCGETAKNHAEEHYKKPHSDSHCLAVNVLDWNVVCYECKISIDAGNKKQLHEIIESMKVLSTSKSCSRSNTLSKPSETNSRECYITSPIDNKNDQSLENFSRVRGLSNLGNTCFLNAVLQCLAQTPCLVKILENLISPGEKFILPGGELKIPVNDDENEVSAHTLPPIESTLDSCSNFTATFHKTLTDMQNSNGNETYKPSILFNALKKKTTNCTDGNQHDSHELLRHLLELIRNEDLQRYQSVILKQIGFENKQKRQSIDTVSKAYIKFYGNQANSRLLGVDTLFQGILESTIQCTECLNSSKRSEFFMDLSLPVMVDKPQSNFKQRNDNGDDTTSSKYFSNNKKSKHQLKKEKLASRKNRRHNRQSNIISVNEIDNLHKNFQFQQISNHNDNENDYSNLKIEEEKDAKIQVDLENHIDDTIESDHTPPELETDSLNESLLEDSNKDYDFNPDMQNLCEEENTNVPVLNNINELAQKLSNTSVSDEESTFRTLTHYQTDGNNFSIESCLNQFTALELLTDNNKVQCKVCTDRINKTKCGETPDPKIVYTPSTKQYLISQVPAILILHLKRFQSQRFNRYQKADKHISFPMLLDLAPVCKNNTKQKLYSLYGLVEHSGTINGGHYVAYVKTRKKLDFNDSRWSFLIKKNIPNIDEDQNHHDTNEDIVNKENKNLIPPGQWYYISDSKVVKIDETAVLKKQAYLLFYERIL
- the LOC130678307 gene encoding ubiquitin carboxyl-terminal hydrolase 16 isoform X3 encodes the protein MEESKTDSCRHISKSINASSVRKILKKDGIHTKCSACNNLHSDSTEVDNDKLSSLLICLQCGNQSCGETAKNHAEEHYKKPHSDSHCLAVNVLDWNVVCYECKISIDAGNKKQLHEIIESMKVLSTSKSCSRSNTLSKPSETNSRECYITSPIDNKNDQSLENFSRVRGLSNLGNTCFLNAVLQCLAQTPCLVKILENLISPGEKFILPGGELKIPVNDDENEVSAHTLPPIESTLDSCSNFTATFHKTLTDMQNSNGNETYKPSILFNALKKKTTNCTDGNQHDSHELLRHLLELIRNEDLQRYQSVILKQIGFENKQKRQSIDTVSKAYIKFYGNQANSRLLGVDTLFQGILESTIQCTECLNSSKRSEFFMDLSLPVMVDKPQSNFKQRNDNGDDTTSSKYFSNNKKSKHQLKKEKLASRKNRRHNRQSNIISVNEIDNLHKNFQFQQISNHNDNENDYSNLKIEEEKDAKIQVDLENHIDDTIESDHTPPELETDSLNESLLEDSNKDYDFNPDMQNLCEEENTNVPVLNNINELAQKLSNTSVSDEESTFRTLTHYQTDGNNFSIESCLNQFTALELLTDNNKVQCKVCTDRINKTKCGETPDPKIVYTPSTKQYLISQVPAILILHLKRFQSQRFNRYQKADKHISFPMLLDLAPVCKNNTKQKLYSLYGLVEHSGTINGGHYVAYVKTRKKLDFNDSRWSFLIKKNIPNIDEDQNHHDTNEDIVNKENKNLIPPGQWYYISDSKVVKIDETAVLKKQAYLLFYERIL